The following coding sequences are from one Methanococcoides orientis window:
- a CDS encoding mechanosensitive ion channel family protein, translating into MSFNETVSMYAQQILGSLFGTIEYKLALAASIMVLSVILAYLVDLVFKKVLLHFTSKTRFEIDDLVIHAVKRPIYYTVILMGAFLALSIVGGAKSYLWIFNDILLTILALVWIFTLISLNKILFDNVLPSLVKKTETKIDDEMLPLMKGLSDIVIGLVGIGLILEGVWGVNVVPLFASAGIVGIAIAFAAKDAISQFFGGLSIYYDKPFKNGDRIEIADGQIGIVEEVGIRSTRILDFYNNMIIIPNSIIANNKVINYTSPQPKMMVKITIGVAYGSDVAKVKRVLLNIAKSIDLVLDYPEPSVRFDNHGDFSLDFALILWVRYPSEKFSVINEVNTLIDSEFRKEGIDIPFPTYTILNQQ; encoded by the coding sequence ATGTCATTCAATGAAACAGTATCCATGTATGCCCAGCAAATATTAGGGTCGCTTTTTGGTACAATTGAATACAAATTAGCCCTGGCAGCCTCTATAATGGTATTATCTGTGATACTTGCTTATCTGGTAGATCTCGTTTTCAAGAAAGTTCTTCTGCATTTTACCTCTAAGACGAGATTTGAGATCGATGACCTTGTAATACACGCTGTAAAGAGGCCTATATACTACACGGTTATACTCATGGGCGCATTCCTTGCACTTTCCATAGTTGGTGGTGCAAAAAGTTATCTGTGGATCTTCAATGACATATTGCTGACCATTCTGGCACTGGTCTGGATATTTACCTTGATCAGCCTTAACAAGATACTGTTTGACAATGTCCTTCCATCGTTAGTAAAGAAGACAGAGACAAAGATCGATGACGAAATGCTCCCACTCATGAAAGGTCTCTCCGATATTGTGATCGGTCTGGTCGGTATCGGTCTGATACTCGAAGGTGTCTGGGGAGTGAACGTTGTTCCTTTGTTCGCATCTGCAGGTATCGTGGGTATTGCAATAGCATTTGCTGCCAAGGATGCTATCTCACAGTTCTTCGGTGGTCTTTCTATCTATTATGACAAGCCTTTCAAGAACGGTGACCGCATCGAGATCGCCGATGGCCAGATCGGGATTGTGGAAGAAGTTGGTATAAGAAGCACCCGGATCCTTGATTTCTACAACAATATGATCATTATCCCGAACAGCATAATAGCAAACAACAAGGTCATAAATTATACATCACCCCAGCCTAAAATGATGGTGAAAATAACCATCGGTGTTGCGTATGGTTCCGATGTTGCAAAGGTAAAAAGGGTCCTTCTGAACATCGCAAAGAGCATTGATCTTGTTCTGGATTACCCTGAGCCTTCAGTAAGATTTGACAACCATGGGGATTTCAGCCTTGATTTTGCATTGATCCTGTGGGTAAGGTATCCTTCAGAAAAGTTCAGTGTCATAAATGAAGTTAACACGCTGATAGATTCCGAGTTCAGGAAGGAGGGAATTGACATACCCTTCCCTACGTATACAATACTTAACCAACAATGA
- a CDS encoding DUF7288 family protein, with product MRSLNIVTITDEEGAQMHTLEAIMAATIMVVIILFAVQATSLTPLTSSTANAHIESQMYIIGQDMLTSLDHSSNGQNSDLKDEIINWNGEMYVWNGTNYQSDDNKNNSLDGPVVDLLKLILVDYGIAHNIEFTYSSISESGNYTKYNEKLENYYIYNGDPSDNAVIVSRKVLLSESDVGSSYKTATGIPDVDGSTTALYNIIDVKLTLWRM from the coding sequence ATGAGAAGTCTAAACATAGTTACAATTACAGACGAAGAGGGTGCACAGATGCACACTCTTGAAGCCATAATGGCTGCAACCATAATGGTAGTCATAATTCTATTCGCAGTCCAGGCAACTTCCCTTACTCCGCTTACCTCATCAACGGCAAATGCCCACATTGAATCCCAGATGTACATCATAGGCCAGGATATGCTGACTTCACTTGACCATTCATCGAATGGACAAAACTCTGACCTGAAAGATGAGATTATTAACTGGAATGGGGAAATGTATGTCTGGAACGGTACAAATTATCAATCCGATGATAATAAAAATAATTCACTTGATGGACCTGTAGTCGATTTGCTGAAACTTATTTTAGTCGACTATGGAATCGCCCACAACATCGAGTTCACATATAGCAGTATTTCAGAATCAGGAAACTATACCAAATACAACGAAAAACTTGAAAATTACTACATATATAATGGAGATCCATCTGACAATGCAGTAATTGTTTCAAGAAAAGTATTGCTTTCTGAATCAGATGTTGGAAGCTCGTACAAAACCGCTACCGGCATACCAGATGTTGATGGTAGTACAACTGCATTATACAATATTATAGATGTGAAACTCACATTATGGCGTATGTAA
- a CDS encoding DUF7289 family protein, with product MGTRNKTLDSCKAVSSVVGLLLMYSLAIIAIGIILVYNVPVLNDMQENAKAQKVEQAFTVLDSRISKAALGESPYQTTAISLMGGSVSVNSPGENEKGLMTIQIINYTTNNSEEFNCSLGTIEYIKDDRTVAYEGGGVWSDYGSNGGIVMVSPPEFHYNTVTLTLPLTTINGNSTVAGNGNIDIAVTSDNKPYVLFPNESTNRSNPVTDYDEILIYIKSDYYKGWASYINSMPNTVTVLDDENKTVITQFTTEPPMGTYPLKRKLKVGRIDPEPAEPVYDFYYYLDGDGSQGLQSMKSNLIATSGTRTLTYNFQKKNGHYPIKITSVTYEDTNSGIDYMEEWEGIGEYTINGKNDGENATVDLLNESFMMRYISDYQDFSWGPSGPIKELPDVEIYNNDENYSINDITQHYMKLITEEGPVFFYLDNGNQDNIDYDASTVTINYKGLGNFITYLHITQNELDVTVE from the coding sequence ATGGGGACTCGAAATAAAACATTAGACTCATGTAAAGCGGTTTCATCAGTTGTTGGATTGTTGCTGATGTACTCACTTGCAATAATTGCTATTGGAATTATATTGGTTTATAATGTCCCTGTGCTTAATGATATGCAGGAAAATGCAAAAGCACAAAAAGTTGAACAGGCTTTTACGGTTCTTGACTCTCGAATAAGTAAAGCAGCACTGGGAGAATCACCATACCAAACAACGGCTATATCCCTTATGGGTGGAAGTGTAAGTGTAAATAGTCCTGGTGAAAATGAAAAGGGACTCATGACAATACAAATCATAAATTATACTACCAATAATTCAGAAGAATTTAACTGCTCATTGGGTACTATAGAATATATAAAAGATGATCGAACAGTAGCCTATGAAGGTGGAGGAGTATGGTCTGATTATGGATCAAACGGTGGAATTGTTATGGTATCACCACCAGAATTTCATTATAATACTGTAACATTAACTTTGCCATTAACAACCATCAATGGAAATTCAACGGTCGCTGGCAATGGTAATATCGATATTGCTGTTACTTCCGATAACAAACCATACGTACTGTTCCCTAATGAATCTACCAACCGATCAAATCCTGTTACAGACTATGATGAGATTCTGATCTATATAAAAAGTGACTACTACAAAGGCTGGGCAAGCTACATTAATTCAATGCCTAACACAGTCACAGTACTTGATGACGAAAATAAAACAGTGATAACTCAATTCACTACAGAACCACCAATGGGAACATATCCCCTCAAAAGGAAGTTGAAAGTTGGTCGAATTGATCCAGAACCAGCAGAACCAGTGTATGATTTCTATTATTACTTGGATGGTGATGGCAGTCAAGGATTACAGTCAATGAAATCGAACTTGATTGCAACATCTGGAACAAGAACACTCACATATAATTTCCAAAAGAAGAATGGACATTATCCAATAAAAATCACTTCTGTGACCTATGAAGATACCAACTCAGGGATTGATTATATGGAAGAATGGGAAGGGATAGGTGAATACACCATAAATGGGAAAAATGATGGTGAGAATGCAACTGTGGATTTGCTAAATGAATCATTCATGATGAGATATATTAGTGATTATCAAGACTTTTCTTGGGGACCATCCGGACCCATCAAAGAACTACCTGATGTTGAAATATATAATAACGATGAAAACTATTCGATTAATGATATTACACAACATTACATGAAATTAATAACAGAAGAAGGTCCAGTTTTCTTCTATTTAGATAATGGAAACCAAGACAATATAGACTATGACGCTTCTACAGTTACTATCAATTATAAGGGACTAGGTAACTTTATTACCTACCTACACATCACTCAAAATGAACTGGATGTAACCGTAGAATAA
- a CDS encoding DUF7266 family protein produces MKQIFHENEAVATSVGFILTFSITVITFLLVMNASYGMMNQAEHTVMREEFEIHGSNIALQLTEMETIVNISNNAGGEVGEIKYEMLLPLKVANDYYSVNFSTGEMTFESHGRDETRVKIPYEARNVHVMPTTISSASEKHFMTYNSSSKMIEIY; encoded by the coding sequence ATGAAACAAATATTCCATGAAAACGAAGCCGTAGCTACCTCTGTTGGATTCATACTTACATTTTCAATAACAGTTATCACTTTTTTGCTTGTTATGAATGCATCCTATGGTATGATGAACCAGGCAGAGCATACAGTTATGAGGGAAGAATTCGAGATCCATGGAAGTAACATTGCACTCCAACTTACAGAGATGGAAACCATCGTAAACATTAGCAACAATGCAGGTGGAGAAGTTGGAGAAATCAAATATGAAATGTTGTTACCTTTGAAAGTAGCAAATGACTATTATTCTGTTAATTTTTCAACTGGCGAAATGACATTTGAGTCCCATGGTCGTGACGAAACAAGGGTTAAAATACCTTATGAAGCGAGAAATGTTCATGTAATGCCCACTACCATAAGCAGTGCAAGTGAGAAGCATTTTATGACCTATAATAGCAGTTCGAAAATGATAGAGATATACTGA
- a CDS encoding DUF7261 family protein, with translation MRKFDDSAQLLLLAAFAIGFTLVITTIMLNNVIYASNMASESTSDISNYEISNIAQMTDEATRAAYNDSKSYSDETARDANITAYIDSYANEISTIYAFRGLSLSFDDSNLTEAYFTENGLYSGNSDWDVVKNVNRTDIFTIELTNTSKLVDESNAYEVYLINQSNGTVWSMKVYNDSTHINISVNNQIVDSKTPTTYMMLNITGVSSFNFNKSTTKDPYMIKFVNSSNAMGYYSISGGLADGSSFVEERYKVTNTTISVASSNNKINVSIPFTIP, from the coding sequence ATGAGAAAGTTTGACGATTCCGCTCAATTACTGTTACTTGCTGCATTCGCCATAGGATTCACTTTAGTCATAACGACCATAATGTTGAACAATGTCATCTATGCAAGCAATATGGCATCGGAATCTACCAGCGACATCAGCAATTATGAGATCTCTAACATTGCTCAGATGACAGATGAAGCTACAAGGGCTGCTTACAACGACAGTAAAAGTTATAGTGATGAAACTGCCAGAGATGCCAATATTACAGCATATATAGACAGCTATGCAAATGAAATATCAACCATATATGCATTCCGTGGTCTTTCCCTATCCTTCGATGACAGTAACCTTACTGAAGCATACTTTACAGAAAATGGACTTTATTCAGGGAACTCAGATTGGGACGTCGTTAAAAATGTAAATCGTACAGATATATTCACGATCGAGTTAACAAATACATCAAAACTTGTGGATGAGTCAAATGCATATGAAGTATACCTCATAAACCAATCCAACGGAACAGTATGGTCCATGAAAGTCTACAACGATAGTACGCATATAAACATAAGTGTTAATAATCAGATTGTTGATTCAAAAACACCAACTACATACATGATGCTTAATATCACAGGCGTATCATCTTTTAATTTTAATAAATCTACAACAAAAGACCCCTATATGATAAAATTTGTAAACTCAAGCAATGCCATGGGATATTACTCAATCTCTGGCGGACTTGCCGATGGAAGTTCTTTTGTTGAAGAGAGATACAAAGTCACAAATACAACAATCAGTGTTGCATCCAGCAATAACAAGATCAACGTATCAATACCTTTTACAATACCATGA
- a CDS encoding DUF7289 family protein encodes MRRKNIINSENAVSEVVDVVLILGIMLIAITVITVAGFPALQNMQESGHKENIRQSFIVLGENVNKVVFDNAPSQSIELKMYGGGIWVTGNSSINVELETWNATNSTPEIQTRYTQLRELQNQYEDTTISYENTGVWAKYGTGEAVIVREPQFINSDELLVIPFTLVTGVDGIAGEGLVRVIAEKDSVPQVYKYQNVSAVNITIQSPYYTAWEDYLNETLGMQIVDMDHMNSTVNASRSYAKNTDVYILQSSIEMTIE; translated from the coding sequence ATGAGAAGAAAAAATATAATCAACTCGGAAAATGCAGTATCAGAAGTAGTTGATGTAGTGCTCATACTTGGTATAATGCTTATTGCAATAACTGTGATAACAGTTGCAGGATTTCCTGCTCTTCAAAACATGCAGGAAAGTGGACATAAAGAGAATATCAGACAAAGTTTCATAGTTCTTGGAGAGAATGTAAATAAGGTCGTCTTTGACAATGCTCCATCCCAGTCCATAGAATTGAAAATGTACGGAGGAGGAATATGGGTCACTGGAAATTCTTCAATTAATGTTGAATTGGAAACATGGAATGCTACGAACTCCACACCTGAAATTCAAACAAGATATACGCAACTTAGAGAATTGCAGAATCAATATGAAGATACAACAATCTCTTATGAGAACACAGGAGTTTGGGCAAAGTATGGGACTGGTGAAGCTGTGATTGTTCGGGAACCTCAGTTTATCAATTCAGATGAACTCCTCGTAATTCCTTTTACTCTTGTTACAGGTGTTGATGGTATTGCAGGAGAAGGCCTAGTAAGAGTAATTGCAGAAAAGGATTCAGTCCCTCAGGTCTATAAATACCAAAATGTATCAGCAGTTAATATAACAATACAAAGTCCATATTATACCGCTTGGGAAGACTATCTGAACGAAACTCTGGGAATGCAAATCGTGGACATGGATCATATGAATTCAACAGTTAATGCATCCAGAAGTTATGCAAAGAATACCGACGTATACATACTTCAATCATCAATCGAAATGACAATTGAATAA
- a CDS encoding glycerophosphodiester phosphodiesterase, translated as MDYEEIFRRAWDVFKENIAAYVVATLIAFIGSIFIVTIAPLFYGLAYMAVKGMGGEKVEINDLFEGFNNFIKSWVFFIIFAIIVGIGFMFLVLPGIVLSILMIYALPLLIIRGYGVMDSIKESIEISKNNFVDTLVLAIILWVISAIGGMVYVGSLLTTPFYFLALVAALEAQIGAGESYTAEYTEVSDVE; from the coding sequence ATGGATTATGAAGAAATATTTAGGCGAGCATGGGATGTTTTCAAAGAGAACATTGCAGCTTATGTAGTAGCTACATTGATAGCATTTATAGGTTCCATATTCATTGTAACCATTGCACCGCTCTTCTATGGTCTTGCTTACATGGCCGTAAAAGGAATGGGTGGTGAAAAGGTTGAGATCAATGACCTTTTCGAAGGTTTCAACAATTTCATAAAGAGCTGGGTGTTCTTTATCATATTCGCCATTATAGTGGGAATAGGATTTATGTTCCTGGTACTTCCGGGAATCGTGCTTTCAATCCTTATGATCTATGCACTTCCTCTCCTTATTATAAGGGGATACGGCGTAATGGATTCCATAAAAGAAAGTATCGAGATATCAAAGAACAACTTTGTCGACACTCTTGTTCTGGCTATCATCCTGTGGGTGATCAGCGCAATAGGCGGCATGGTCTATGTTGGTTCTTTACTGACAACACCATTCTACTTCCTTGCATTGGTGGCAGCCCTCGAAGCACAGATCGGTGCAGGAGAGAGCTATACTGCTGAGTATACGGAAGTCTCGGACGTTGAGTGA
- a CDS encoding DUF7287 family protein, producing the protein MTRPNLFKRKLRGNDEGQVTIDYLIGITIFIVALFFIFQYSAGLFTPFQSNSDEVTLVADRVATSITEMEMSAGDIRTPNLIDSDKTDDYFDTKLSTSGYYTEIDKLGLRGEYHRYDLNVTLENSTQMLKMAGEPLPLSNNIGQTKRVVLIEDTITGKTETAILSVRVW; encoded by the coding sequence ATGACAAGACCTAATTTGTTCAAAAGAAAACTTCGAGGAAATGACGAAGGCCAGGTAACAATCGATTACCTTATAGGAATTACCATATTCATTGTTGCATTATTTTTCATATTCCAGTATTCAGCAGGACTTTTCACACCATTCCAGTCCAATTCTGACGAGGTAACACTTGTTGCTGACCGTGTTGCTACGTCGATTACTGAGATGGAAATGAGTGCAGGAGATATAAGGACACCGAATCTTATTGATAGTGACAAGACAGATGATTATTTTGATACTAAGCTATCAACTAGTGGCTATTATACTGAAATTGATAAACTGGGGTTGAGGGGAGAATACCATCGATATGATCTAAATGTAACACTCGAGAACAGCACACAGATGCTCAAGATGGCAGGTGAACCACTTCCACTATCCAACAATATTGGACAAACAAAGCGTGTTGTACTCATTGAAGATACTATCACCGGCAAAACTGAAACAGCAATACTATCAGTAAGGGTGTGGTAA
- a CDS encoding DUF7289 family protein, protein MERGKNILNECNAVSSVVGSLLIFSMTIICITAMFLYSVPMIAEMQDEAEAQKVEQAFTILDSRISKVALGESPLQTTSITMEGGTLNVNAPAESEKGRMTIQIINQTDNTKEDFNCSLGTIEYVTDDRKIAYEGGGVWSNYGSRGGTVMISPPEFHYNGVTLTLPIMTINGKSSSSGDGDFDIAVTSDNKPQILYPNVSASVQRKNPVIHDKVIVYIESEYYDAWADYANTLIYTTATVDDTNETAIIEFYTTPPMGTFSLTNNIKFGQVNKSNSQPIHDFKFHFEAAKSQGLNPKKYEIKAIFDTKTLIYSLQKKSGADQLELYVTYMDTSVGPDYIEHWEGIETFSVEGAQADEISNVDLLNESFMMKYSPPNLDGADTDFSWGPSNTTSELPNVEINTTSGYDQYSLENVTQHYIKLMTNEEQIEFNLDGGSQDPMDYGSSKITLNYDSIGNLITYLHVTQNELDVQIVN, encoded by the coding sequence ATGGAACGTGGAAAAAACATACTCAATGAATGTAATGCCGTTTCATCTGTTGTTGGATCATTATTAATTTTTTCAATGACAATCATTTGCATCACTGCAATGTTTCTCTACAGTGTCCCTATGATTGCTGAAATGCAAGATGAAGCCGAAGCGCAGAAAGTAGAACAGGCATTCACAATACTGGATTCACGTATAAGTAAAGTAGCACTTGGAGAATCTCCCCTACAAACAACATCTATCACAATGGAAGGAGGTACTTTAAACGTAAACGCCCCGGCGGAATCTGAAAAAGGAAGAATGACTATTCAGATCATCAACCAAACGGATAATACAAAGGAAGACTTCAATTGTTCACTCGGAACCATAGAATATGTCACAGATGATCGAAAAATAGCATACGAAGGTGGCGGCGTGTGGTCCAACTATGGTTCAAGAGGAGGAACGGTTATGATATCACCACCGGAGTTCCATTACAACGGAGTAACTCTAACTTTGCCAATAATGACCATTAATGGAAAATCTTCATCCAGCGGAGATGGTGACTTCGATATTGCAGTTACTTCCGACAACAAGCCACAAATATTATATCCAAATGTATCAGCATCTGTCCAGAGAAAGAATCCAGTTATACATGACAAGGTCATTGTATACATTGAAAGTGAATACTACGATGCCTGGGCCGATTATGCAAACACATTAATCTACACGACTGCAACAGTTGATGATACGAACGAAACAGCCATCATTGAATTCTATACTACCCCGCCAATGGGAACATTTAGCCTTACTAATAATATAAAATTTGGTCAGGTCAATAAATCAAACTCACAACCGATCCACGACTTTAAGTTCCATTTTGAAGCCGCGAAGTCCCAGGGATTGAATCCAAAAAAGTATGAAATTAAAGCTATTTTCGATACAAAGACATTAATTTATAGTTTACAAAAAAAGAGCGGTGCTGATCAGCTTGAACTTTATGTAACCTATATGGATACATCTGTAGGTCCAGACTATATCGAACATTGGGAGGGAATTGAAACATTTTCAGTAGAAGGAGCACAAGCAGATGAGATCTCGAATGTGGATCTGCTTAATGAATCTTTCATGATGAAATATAGTCCACCCAATCTGGATGGTGCAGACACCGATTTCTCATGGGGACCATCCAATACTACAAGTGAATTACCGAACGTTGAAATCAATACAACATCAGGATATGATCAATATTCACTGGAAAATGTAACTCAACATTACATTAAACTAATGACAAATGAAGAACAAATCGAATTCAATCTGGATGGCGGTTCGCAGGATCCAATGGATTATGGAAGCTCAAAGATAACTCTAAATTATGATTCAATTGGAAATCTTATTACTTATCTACATGTAACTCAAAACGAGCTGGATGTACAAATTGTAAATTGA
- a CDS encoding response regulator produces the protein MDDQVRKTDKDASVISNGCHFCFVYKDKAQLAEFLQDYIMSGLDGNELCVWMTPDVESATKAKDMLKERGIYIDPYLRTSQLEIVPMPELPGNDLKLLPSLLLDHWKLMQDQVILDGFDGLRFNVDLQDVEGSGLEYLTSYADIVKDTVRELGMRSLCTFPIDVFSRSEVIDLMHRNGNIIIEVDEKNLSLEEETPAIEPEIQVSPKPTRKDEELSCIYRSSPAIAFLWKAEKGFPVEFVSDNVSQFGYDAATLMSGEIVYADIIHPDDVEGYYSDLLECLKQNKRDFSKEYRILDRNGNVHWISEHSQLEIVEDGITDRYHGIILDITDKKIAEAELKEAETEAEYRALFDRFSYGVYVQDLNGTFLKANKAGLEFLGYTYEELLSLSSGSVILSDCVEEFKVHMGEVLDNGHSIFETVLLKKNGMSLPVEMNASLIEYRGKNAFLLISNDVIERRNKEENLLAAKANAETVIIAKSEFLSNMTHELRTPLNAIIGFSDVMLGSGDINEKQAKYLHNISDSGKKLLDIINDILDISRVESGNVELNYEHFLVLESFDVVCSLLAPMAEKKDVDLHSELDPRGIVINADKQKFEQILQNLVSNAIKFTPAGGSVDVSARFVEERLVVQVKDTGIGISEEDRQSLFKPFSQADASHRRGYGGTGLGLAIVKHFVEMHGGNVWVKSKPNLGSTFFFDIPISGVSPCKGKSITQPSIPKVAQQTVQDNSGHIGSDAIDALAKKVAPEIIVPDKCTDNDPLILVIEEDERSRELLMLTFIDGGYRVVSAENGIEAVAIARKLKPFAVILGVVLPEMDGWSVLRHLKEDVSTSDIPVVMISMMDQKETALELGAVGHLTKPFDRDYLLKLMDRYKEKLERKNPVILISDDEPYAVELLSSMLEPEGFTVLRAYSGTDAIDICTEQQPDIVLLDLMMPHVSGLDVISVLRSNPETSNIPIVACTGSDITARDRVFMDRKVNSIIKKGVFSKKDLLDTIHRVISDVVSK, from the coding sequence ATGGATGATCAAGTAAGAAAAACGGACAAAGACGCGTCTGTCATTTCTAATGGCTGTCATTTTTGCTTTGTATATAAGGATAAGGCACAGCTGGCCGAATTTCTGCAGGATTACATCATGTCAGGTCTCGATGGCAACGAATTATGTGTATGGATGACCCCTGATGTGGAAAGTGCTACAAAGGCAAAAGATATGCTCAAAGAAAGGGGCATCTATATTGATCCTTATCTTCGCACATCCCAGCTTGAGATCGTTCCTATGCCGGAATTACCCGGAAATGACCTGAAATTATTGCCTTCTCTTCTGCTTGATCACTGGAAACTCATGCAGGACCAGGTTATACTGGATGGTTTCGATGGGCTTCGCTTTAACGTGGATCTGCAGGATGTTGAAGGTTCCGGACTGGAATATCTTACATCTTACGCCGATATTGTAAAAGATACTGTCAGGGAGCTTGGGATGAGATCGTTGTGTACTTTTCCGATCGATGTTTTCTCCCGCTCTGAGGTCATCGATCTGATGCACAGGAATGGCAACATCATCATAGAAGTGGATGAAAAGAACCTTTCACTTGAGGAGGAAACACCGGCTATTGAGCCGGAAATACAAGTGTCTCCTAAACCAACAAGAAAAGATGAAGAGCTCAGTTGCATCTATCGCAGCAGTCCTGCTATTGCCTTCCTGTGGAAGGCTGAAAAAGGATTCCCGGTTGAGTTCGTGTCGGATAATGTGAGCCAATTTGGGTATGATGCAGCGACCCTGATGTCTGGTGAGATCGTTTATGCTGATATTATTCATCCGGATGATGTTGAAGGCTATTATTCTGATCTTCTTGAATGCTTAAAACAAAATAAAAGAGATTTCTCCAAAGAGTACCGTATTCTGGATCGAAATGGAAATGTCCATTGGATATCTGAACATTCTCAGCTGGAAATTGTGGAAGATGGTATTACTGACCGCTATCATGGTATTATCCTGGATATCACTGATAAGAAAATTGCTGAGGCCGAATTGAAGGAAGCAGAAACAGAAGCAGAGTACAGGGCACTGTTTGATAGATTTAGTTATGGTGTTTATGTCCAGGATCTTAATGGGACTTTCCTTAAGGCCAATAAGGCCGGACTTGAATTTTTAGGTTACACGTATGAAGAACTTCTTTCTCTGAGTTCAGGGTCAGTTATCCTCTCTGACTGTGTAGAGGAATTTAAAGTTCATATGGGTGAAGTGCTCGATAATGGACATTCGATCTTTGAGACGGTCCTTCTGAAAAAAAATGGGATGAGCTTACCTGTGGAAATGAATGCCAGTCTTATAGAATACAGGGGCAAAAATGCGTTTCTGCTCATTTCGAATGATGTCATTGAACGCAGGAACAAAGAGGAAAATCTCTTAGCTGCAAAGGCTAACGCTGAAACTGTTATTATTGCAAAAAGTGAATTCCTTTCCAATATGACGCATGAGCTCAGAACTCCCTTGAATGCTATAATTGGCTTTTCCGATGTTATGCTTGGATCGGGAGACATTAATGAAAAACAGGCGAAATACCTGCATAATATCTCGGATAGTGGTAAGAAGCTACTGGACATTATCAATGATATTCTGGATATTTCAAGGGTGGAATCCGGGAATGTGGAATTGAACTACGAACATTTCCTTGTTTTGGAATCGTTTGATGTGGTTTGTTCTCTGCTTGCTCCAATGGCTGAGAAGAAAGATGTTGATCTGCATTCTGAATTAGATCCACGGGGTATCGTTATTAACGCTGATAAGCAGAAGTTCGAACAGATCCTGCAAAATCTGGTGAGCAATGCAATAAAGTTTACTCCTGCAGGCGGTTCTGTTGATGTCAGTGCAAGATTTGTTGAAGAACGTTTAGTGGTTCAGGTAAAAGATACTGGTATTGGTATTTCTGAAGAGGACCGTCAGTCCCTTTTCAAGCCCTTTAGTCAGGCGGATGCTTCCCACCGTCGGGGTTACGGTGGTACCGGTCTTGGCCTTGCAATTGTCAAGCACTTTGTGGAGATGCATGGTGGAAACGTCTGGGTCAAAAGCAAACCCAACTTGGGAAGCACCTTCTTCTTTGACATACCGATTTCAGGAGTATCGCCTTGTAAAGGTAAGTCTATAACTCAGCCCTCTATTCCGAAGGTCGCTCAGCAAACAGTCCAGGACAATTCCGGACATATTGGTAGTGATGCTATTGATGCACTAGCTAAAAAGGTAGCTCCTGAGATCATAGTTCCTGACAAATGCACGGACAACGATCCTCTGATACTTGTTATTGAGGAAGATGAAAGGTCGCGTGAGCTTTTGATGTTAACTTTTATTGATGGTGGCTATCGTGTCGTTTCTGCTGAAAATGGTATAGAAGCTGTGGCGATTGCCAGAAAATTGAAACCTTTTGCTGTTATTCTTGGTGTAGTGTTGCCGGAGATGGATGGGTGGAGTGTACTTCGCCATTTGAAAGAGGACGTTTCGACCTCTGATATCCCTGTAGTAATGATCTCTATGATGGATCAGAAAGAAACTGCTCTGGAACTTGGTGCAGTGGGTCACCTGACAAAACCATTCGATCGTGATTATCTTTTGAAACTGATGGACAGGTACAAAGAGAAACTTGAACGAAAGAACCCGGTGATCCTGATAAGTGATGATGAGCCTTATGCTGTTGAGCTTCTGTCATCTATGCTGGAACCGGAAGGCTTCACCGTATTGCGTGCATATTCCGGGACGGATGCAATTGATATATGCACGGAACAACAGCCAGATATTGTATTACTTGACCTCATGATGCCACATGTCTCCGGATTAGATGTGATCTCCGTATTAAGATCAAACCCTGAAACTAGTAATATTCCTATCGTAGCATGCACCGGGAGTGATATTACAGCCAGGGACCGTGTATTCATGGACAGGAAAGTAAATTCGATTATTAAAAAAGGAGTTTTCAGCAAAAAGGATCTGCTTGATACTATTCATCGTGTAATTTCCGATGTCGTGTCCAAATAA